One window from the genome of Mycolicibacterium gadium encodes:
- a CDS encoding SDR family NAD(P)-dependent oxidoreductase — protein sequence MADVRTVVVTGASRGLGLASAAELYRRGWRVVGAMRSVETGLDRIRELAGARRDDSRLLGVGLDLVDPESISAAASNILEKVGAPDALVHNAAVASAGFVEETPSSEWTRLFATNLFGPAALTNALLPAMRAAGHGRIVVVSSTVAVRGMPLASIYSATKAGVERWAESLAGEVAPFGLGVTILMAGTYDTEITGDGTPVFQDIDGPYGLMHLKMEKRGSLAVRMANPPVRFARTLARTLERDREPIVHRGAGVDAKMFRTFARFTPTAVMHQLVRVGLAQPRFGALRDHREG from the coding sequence ATGGCCGACGTTCGCACGGTAGTTGTCACTGGCGCCTCACGCGGCCTCGGGCTTGCTTCTGCCGCTGAGCTCTATCGCCGCGGCTGGCGTGTCGTGGGGGCCATGCGTTCCGTCGAGACTGGGCTCGATCGGATCCGTGAGTTGGCAGGTGCGCGACGCGACGATTCCCGCCTCCTGGGAGTAGGCCTCGATCTCGTTGATCCCGAATCGATTTCGGCTGCTGCCAGCAACATCCTCGAGAAGGTGGGTGCCCCGGATGCCTTGGTCCACAACGCGGCCGTCGCGAGCGCGGGCTTTGTCGAAGAGACTCCCTCCTCGGAGTGGACTCGGCTCTTCGCGACCAATCTCTTCGGTCCCGCTGCGTTGACCAATGCCCTCCTGCCCGCGATGCGAGCTGCCGGTCATGGCCGCATCGTGGTGGTGTCGAGCACGGTGGCTGTCCGCGGAATGCCGCTGGCCTCCATCTACTCGGCCACGAAGGCCGGCGTGGAACGGTGGGCCGAGTCGCTTGCGGGGGAGGTGGCACCGTTCGGTCTCGGCGTGACCATCTTGATGGCCGGAACGTATGACACCGAGATCACCGGCGACGGAACGCCCGTCTTCCAGGACATCGACGGCCCATACGGGTTGATGCACCTCAAGATGGAGAAACGTGGCAGTTTAGCCGTGCGAATGGCGAATCCACCGGTTCGCTTCGCGCGAACGCTTGCCAGGACGCTCGAGCGAGATCGCGAACCGATTGTGCACCGCGGAGCAGGCGTCGACGCCAAGATGTTCCGGACGTTCGCGCGTTTCACGCCGACCGCCGTCATGCATCAACTCGTCAGGGTCGGCCTCGCGCAACCGCGCTTCGGCGCGCTCCGCGATCATCGAGAGGGGTGA
- a CDS encoding cytochrome P450 — protein sequence MTYRVKVDPYYDPFDFEIDDDPYPVWRRLREEAPLYHNEKYGFYALSRHSDVARELVNWQDYRSGRGTVIEVLLNNIEVPPGIILFEDPPIHDLHRRLLSGVFTPRRMAAIEPLAREFCRRSLEPLAETDRFDFIADLGAWMPMRTIGYLLGIPEDKQVAIRQKSDKLLELSDNGPGDVAADMLTSSGSMLEEFIDWRYDHPSDDLMTDLVNAEVEEPDGSRRRLTRGEVLTYTSTVVGAGNETTTRLIGFAGQLLSDHPDQRRALAADFGLIPNAIEEVLRFEAPSPVQARYVARDVEHYRQTVPEGSVMLLLNGSANRDERQFPDADTFDIHRRGAHLSFGHGIHFCLGAALARVQAKVALEEVLSRWPDWEVDYTRAKRAHTTSVRGWASLPVRV from the coding sequence GTGACATACAGGGTGAAGGTTGACCCGTACTACGACCCTTTCGACTTCGAGATCGATGACGATCCGTACCCGGTGTGGCGGCGCCTGCGCGAGGAAGCGCCGCTCTACCACAACGAGAAGTACGGCTTTTATGCGCTCAGCAGGCACTCGGACGTCGCCCGGGAGTTGGTGAACTGGCAGGACTATCGATCCGGCCGCGGCACGGTCATCGAGGTGCTGCTCAACAATATCGAGGTGCCCCCGGGCATCATCTTGTTCGAAGACCCACCGATTCATGACCTGCACCGACGCCTGTTGTCGGGCGTTTTCACTCCGCGGCGCATGGCCGCCATCGAGCCATTGGCCAGGGAGTTCTGCCGGCGATCACTGGAACCGCTGGCCGAGACCGATCGATTCGACTTCATCGCCGATCTCGGTGCGTGGATGCCGATGCGAACCATCGGATACCTGTTGGGCATACCCGAGGACAAACAGGTCGCCATTCGGCAGAAGAGCGACAAGTTGCTTGAACTATCCGACAACGGTCCTGGGGATGTCGCAGCAGACATGTTGACCAGTTCGGGGTCGATGCTGGAGGAGTTCATCGACTGGCGCTACGACCATCCGTCCGACGATCTGATGACGGACCTCGTCAACGCGGAGGTGGAGGAGCCGGACGGCAGCCGTAGACGGCTCACCCGCGGCGAGGTTCTGACGTACACAAGCACTGTCGTCGGTGCCGGCAACGAGACCACGACGCGGCTGATCGGTTTCGCCGGCCAGCTGCTGTCGGACCATCCTGACCAGCGACGTGCGCTCGCAGCCGATTTCGGCCTGATTCCCAACGCGATCGAGGAGGTACTCCGGTTCGAGGCGCCGTCCCCGGTGCAAGCTCGGTATGTCGCCCGTGATGTCGAGCATTACCGGCAGACGGTTCCCGAAGGTTCGGTGATGCTTCTGCTCAATGGTTCGGCGAACCGCGACGAGCGACAGTTCCCCGATGCGGACACGTTCGACATCCACCGCAGAGGCGCGCACCTGTCATTCGGGCACGGCATTCACTTCTGTCTTGGCGCCGCCCTGGCACGGGTGCAAGCAAAGGTCGCACTGGAAGAGGTGCTTTCGCGATGGCCTGACTGGGAAGTGGATTACACCCGCGCGAAGCGCGCTCACACAACGAGCGTCAGGGGCTGGGCTTCCCTTCCGGTGAGGGTGTGA
- a CDS encoding SDR family NAD(P)-dependent oxidoreductase yields MIDFTDKVVLVTGGGAGIGRATVSIFAEQGASVVALEIDETRADELRTAGANVTVIHGDATDAVDVAELATTIADRFGRLDVLVNNVGHFMTRPTPFEKLTDEQIDDIYRVNLKHIFSVTRVMLPLLRAAGGGASIVNISSIEGFRGIPQFAVYGAFKAAITGFTMSLALELGPEGIRVNAVAPETTDSAQVPLDRMIHPSQRHHMPRWIPLGRFGTPEDIAGCVLFLASPLAAWVSGSVVHADGGALAAAGWYRDDRGTWTNMPVIKGNSMRPAE; encoded by the coding sequence ATGATCGACTTCACCGACAAGGTTGTTCTGGTCACCGGTGGCGGCGCAGGAATCGGGCGAGCGACCGTGTCGATATTCGCCGAACAGGGCGCCTCGGTCGTCGCGCTCGAGATCGACGAGACCCGAGCCGACGAACTGCGGACTGCGGGCGCCAACGTCACAGTGATACACGGCGATGCGACCGACGCCGTCGACGTGGCGGAACTCGCAACGACAATCGCTGATCGATTCGGGCGCCTCGATGTGTTGGTCAACAACGTCGGGCACTTCATGACGCGTCCGACGCCGTTCGAGAAGCTGACAGACGAGCAGATCGACGACATCTACCGGGTGAACCTCAAGCACATCTTCTCCGTCACACGGGTGATGCTGCCGCTGCTGCGAGCCGCGGGCGGCGGCGCGAGCATTGTGAACATCTCGTCGATCGAAGGCTTCCGCGGTATCCCACAGTTCGCGGTCTACGGCGCGTTCAAGGCCGCGATCACCGGTTTCACCATGAGCTTGGCCCTGGAATTGGGGCCGGAAGGCATTCGGGTCAACGCGGTCGCACCAGAGACCACCGATAGCGCCCAGGTTCCTCTCGACAGGATGATCCACCCATCGCAACGGCATCACATGCCGCGGTGGATTCCGCTGGGGCGGTTCGGCACTCCGGAAGACATCGCGGGCTGCGTGCTTTTCCTGGCCAGTCCGTTGGCCGCGTGGGTCTCGGGATCCGTCGTGCACGCCGACGGTGGCGCCCTGGCCGCTGCGGGCTGGTATCGCGATGACAGGGGCACCTGGACGAACATGCCGGTCATCAAAGGCAACAGCATGCGGCCTGCGGAATAA
- a CDS encoding fatty-acid--CoA ligase, producing the protein MRESSIMGDTALRSFVFAVEFAVGEPERVWPVLTHHEENLRELGAHYAFIYESIVEAGRVLVVIGVRTREPLLDFLRSPQLFEWFDAVGLDDLPAVFAGEAVARFDIGEAPAPGTEIVVAAVTPVEDVDGFIARVRASLFKFGRAGIRRTLVYRAFDTPHEVMFLQQLADPDKALVWVEHSEVAASWLTAAGVGAYPPVFVGRFVNAMRPAQTSGTDLH; encoded by the coding sequence ATGCGAGAATCGTCGATCATGGGCGACACCGCACTCCGCAGCTTCGTCTTTGCGGTTGAGTTCGCGGTCGGCGAACCCGAACGCGTGTGGCCGGTTCTGACGCATCACGAAGAAAACCTGCGAGAGCTCGGCGCGCACTACGCGTTCATTTACGAATCGATCGTCGAGGCAGGACGGGTGCTGGTCGTCATCGGCGTTCGGACCCGGGAGCCGCTGTTGGACTTTCTCCGATCACCGCAGCTCTTCGAATGGTTCGACGCGGTTGGCCTCGACGATCTGCCCGCCGTATTCGCAGGGGAGGCTGTTGCACGATTCGATATCGGCGAGGCGCCCGCACCGGGCACGGAGATCGTCGTCGCCGCGGTCACTCCGGTCGAAGACGTCGACGGGTTCATCGCCCGGGTGCGTGCATCGCTCTTCAAGTTCGGCAGGGCCGGGATTCGCAGGACCCTGGTCTACCGAGCGTTCGACACCCCGCACGAGGTGATGTTCCTGCAGCAACTGGCGGATCCGGACAAGGCACTCGTATGGGTCGAGCACTCGGAGGTGGCTGCGTCCTGGCTGACCGCCGCTGGCGTGGGAGCCTATCCGCCGGTATTTGTCGGACGGTTCGTCAACGCGATGCGCCCGGCCCAGACCAGCGGAACGGACCTGCACTGA
- a CDS encoding (2Fe-2S)-binding protein yields the protein MYVCLCQGVTNETVSAAVVAGAKTPKQVSTACGAGSECGRCCRTIRSIIDSLATTTKPGRGSRV from the coding sequence ATGTACGTCTGTCTGTGTCAAGGTGTCACGAACGAAACGGTTTCTGCCGCCGTCGTCGCCGGAGCGAAGACCCCCAAGCAGGTGTCCACGGCGTGCGGGGCAGGATCGGAGTGCGGTAGATGTTGCCGCACCATCCGGTCGATCATCGATTCGCTGGCGACAACGACGAAACCAGGCAGGGGAAGCAGAGTATGA
- a CDS encoding SDR family oxidoreductase, with the protein MTDPHSDIAGIRMLIVGASSGIGRALALAAHSRGAKVALAARRVNILSKLADQLGGSAHELDVSDPQAIERVVSEVATLLGGLDAIVFTSASAPFALIEDTDVTTWMHTYAVNAVGASHLLRAAVPHLSDNAVALVASSHDVGRPRAGVAAYHASKAALDEILRSWRAEHPELPVIRVSVGPTEGTEILRGADRDLLADLYRTWAQEGQIPAEMSAVDDVANALLSFIAVARANPTVVSDIVHLAPRARAKN; encoded by the coding sequence ATGACTGATCCGCACTCCGACATCGCGGGGATACGGATGCTCATTGTCGGCGCGTCCTCGGGAATCGGACGGGCGCTGGCACTGGCGGCCCATTCGCGAGGCGCCAAAGTCGCGCTCGCAGCGCGCCGGGTGAACATCCTTTCCAAGCTGGCCGATCAGCTCGGCGGCTCCGCGCACGAGCTCGACGTGTCCGACCCGCAAGCCATCGAGCGCGTCGTCAGCGAGGTTGCGACACTCCTTGGCGGCCTCGACGCCATAGTGTTCACCAGCGCCTCTGCGCCATTCGCGTTGATCGAAGACACCGATGTGACGACATGGATGCACACCTACGCTGTCAACGCGGTCGGCGCCTCCCACTTGTTGCGCGCCGCAGTGCCGCACCTTAGCGACAACGCAGTCGCGCTCGTCGCCTCGAGTCACGACGTCGGGAGACCCCGTGCGGGCGTCGCGGCGTATCACGCGAGCAAGGCCGCCCTCGACGAGATCCTGAGGTCATGGCGTGCCGAGCATCCGGAACTGCCAGTCATCCGGGTGAGCGTCGGCCCGACGGAGGGTACCGAGATCCTGCGCGGTGCTGACCGCGATCTGCTGGCAGACCTCTACCGGACCTGGGCCCAGGAGGGTCAGATTCCCGCCGAGATGTCAGCGGTCGACGATGTCGCGAACGCCCTGCTGTCCTTCATTGCCGTCGCGCGAGCCAACCCGACGGTCGTCAGCGATATCGTGCATCTCGCGCCGCGCGCTCGCGCCAAGAACTGA
- a CDS encoding SDR family NAD(P)-dependent oxidoreductase gives MDLGFAGAKAVVTGGSKGMGLAIAETLGADGASVAIMARGQQALESAAECVRSAGAPEVLALSVDMADAESIAAGYAAVSDAWGQLNVLVHTIGPSAGSFEELDDDDWHAAFDLGTMSAVRSVRAALPMLRAAEWARIVTLSAHSIQRQSERLVAYTATKAALSSFTKNLSKSLGPEGILVNCVCPGTIVTASFTEILKDVLAADGLDSSDPHDVMKWVEQTYGHPCDIGRAGLPEEIASATAYLASRRNGYVTGATVNVDGGSDFI, from the coding sequence ATGGATCTGGGCTTTGCGGGCGCCAAAGCTGTCGTCACCGGGGGCAGTAAGGGCATGGGACTGGCGATTGCCGAAACCCTTGGCGCCGACGGTGCTTCGGTCGCGATCATGGCGCGGGGACAGCAGGCCCTGGAGTCGGCGGCTGAGTGCGTTCGAAGCGCAGGCGCTCCAGAGGTCCTCGCCCTGAGTGTCGATATGGCCGACGCTGAATCGATCGCGGCCGGGTATGCCGCGGTGAGTGATGCGTGGGGCCAACTCAATGTTCTGGTGCACACGATCGGCCCGAGTGCCGGTTCGTTCGAGGAGCTCGACGACGACGACTGGCACGCGGCATTCGATCTGGGCACGATGTCGGCGGTCCGTTCGGTGCGCGCGGCGCTGCCCATGCTCCGCGCCGCCGAGTGGGCCCGCATCGTCACGCTGTCCGCGCACTCGATCCAGCGCCAGAGCGAACGCCTGGTGGCCTATACCGCGACGAAGGCCGCGCTGTCGAGCTTCACCAAGAATCTCTCGAAGAGCCTCGGTCCCGAAGGCATCCTTGTGAACTGTGTATGTCCAGGCACGATCGTGACCGCCAGTTTCACCGAAATCCTCAAGGACGTGCTCGCCGCCGATGGCCTGGACTCCTCCGATCCTCACGATGTCATGAAGTGGGTGGAGCAGACCTACGGGCATCCCTGCGACATCGGCCGTGCCGGACTACCCGAGGAAATCGCCTCTGCGACAGCGTATCTGGCGTCACGTCGCAACGGCTACGTCACCGGTGCGACCGTGAACGTCGATGGCGGATCGGACTTCATCTGA
- a CDS encoding SDR family oxidoreductase: protein MEDVLGYKGKSVVVTGAASGMGQAAAQILVDLGARVTALDINPTTVDVDRALTIDLRDRANIETVAASIDGPVDGLFSCAGLPGPPFSEWDTILVNFVGARHLAEQLVPKMADGSSISVISSSAAIGWQDHIKVITELLETDGFDAAVEWLTANEKKWSWSGYAYSKYITDAWVSWWYPELATKDIRINCINPGPTETAMMPAFQDFATKAVVDQSVGPVGRYSTPEEQAWPLVCLGSPRFSYVGGTVLWTDGGWDGAMTMDRHQATWTDTADREMSKNG from the coding sequence ATGGAAGACGTGCTCGGTTACAAGGGCAAATCGGTCGTCGTGACAGGAGCGGCGTCGGGAATGGGTCAGGCGGCGGCGCAGATTCTCGTCGACCTGGGCGCCCGCGTGACTGCGCTCGACATCAATCCGACCACCGTTGATGTGGACCGCGCCTTGACGATCGACCTGCGCGATCGCGCGAACATCGAAACCGTCGCCGCATCGATCGACGGTCCGGTCGACGGCTTGTTCAGCTGCGCAGGACTTCCCGGCCCGCCGTTCAGCGAGTGGGACACGATTTTGGTGAACTTCGTCGGTGCACGGCATCTGGCCGAGCAGCTGGTGCCGAAGATGGCTGACGGCTCGTCGATCAGCGTGATCTCCTCGTCGGCCGCGATCGGCTGGCAGGACCATATCAAGGTGATCACGGAGCTTCTGGAGACCGACGGCTTCGATGCCGCGGTCGAATGGCTCACCGCGAATGAGAAGAAGTGGTCGTGGAGCGGTTACGCCTACTCGAAGTACATCACCGATGCGTGGGTGAGTTGGTGGTATCCGGAACTGGCGACCAAGGACATCCGGATCAACTGCATCAACCCGGGTCCCACCGAGACCGCGATGATGCCGGCTTTCCAGGACTTCGCCACCAAAGCGGTCGTCGACCAGTCGGTCGGCCCGGTTGGCCGCTACTCGACGCCGGAGGAGCAAGCCTGGCCGCTGGTGTGTCTGGGCAGTCCGCGGTTCAGCTATGTCGGCGGTACCGTGTTGTGGACCGATGGTGGGTGGGACGGGGCGATGACGATGGATCGCCACCAGGCGACGTGGACGGATACCGCCGACCGGGAGATGTCCAAGAACGGCTGA
- a CDS encoding NAD(P)H-dependent amine dehydrogenase family protein encodes MTRTRPIRVIQWATGGVGTEMVTTILDHRPDIQLVGARVYSQAKHGVDIGRIVGRDQIGVTATIDTAEILALDADLVLYAPSFTDLDDVCALLASGKNVATPSFLFHPRRIPEADRRRLQEACEQGGATIHGSGLNPGNLSGVLPLALSGMSRTIDQVTLQERADWTLWESTEITFDGMWFGRPPDEVTPSANGYLSFLTKLFVEQTWFISDTLNAEIDDVSVSLECVPATKDFEMFGHVVRAGSTAGQRWNFRGHRNGKTLIEFETLWTIGGEYPGHWPKPLDGWTLTIEGDPSMRTHFFPLASFSRDASIEKHVKAGLITVAMQVVNAIPAVCDAPAGFATMADLPLIRSYTGFGNR; translated from the coding sequence TTGACAAGAACGCGACCGATACGGGTCATTCAGTGGGCCACCGGTGGAGTCGGTACCGAGATGGTGACGACCATCCTCGATCACCGCCCCGACATCCAACTGGTCGGTGCGCGTGTCTACTCCCAAGCGAAGCACGGTGTCGACATCGGCAGGATCGTCGGCCGCGACCAGATCGGCGTCACTGCGACGATCGACACCGCCGAGATCCTCGCGCTCGACGCCGATCTCGTACTCTACGCGCCGTCGTTCACCGATCTCGACGATGTCTGCGCCCTGCTCGCGAGCGGAAAGAATGTGGCGACGCCGTCGTTCCTATTCCACCCGCGGCGCATTCCGGAGGCGGATCGGCGACGTCTGCAGGAAGCCTGCGAGCAGGGTGGCGCCACCATCCACGGCAGCGGCTTGAACCCGGGCAACCTGTCCGGTGTGCTGCCGTTGGCGCTGTCGGGGATGAGCCGCACCATCGACCAGGTCACGCTGCAGGAGCGCGCCGACTGGACGCTGTGGGAAAGCACTGAGATCACCTTCGACGGCATGTGGTTCGGTCGTCCGCCGGACGAGGTGACGCCGTCGGCCAATGGGTACCTCAGTTTCCTGACAAAGCTGTTCGTCGAGCAGACCTGGTTCATCTCCGACACGTTGAACGCCGAAATCGACGACGTGTCGGTGAGTCTCGAATGCGTGCCCGCGACCAAGGACTTCGAGATGTTCGGCCACGTGGTGCGCGCTGGCAGCACGGCCGGGCAACGCTGGAACTTCCGCGGCCATCGCAACGGCAAGACGCTGATCGAGTTCGAGACCCTGTGGACCATTGGCGGCGAGTATCCCGGGCACTGGCCCAAGCCCTTGGACGGCTGGACGCTGACAATCGAAGGTGACCCGTCGATGCGCACACATTTCTTCCCCCTCGCCAGCTTCTCGCGCGACGCCTCGATCGAAAAGCATGTGAAGGCCGGATTGATCACGGTGGCGATGCAGGTCGTCAACGCGATTCCTGCGGTGTGCGACGCACCGGCCGGCTTCGCGACCATGGCGGATCTGCCCTTGATCCGCAGCTATACCGGCTTCGGCAACCGGTGA
- a CDS encoding SDR family NAD(P)-dependent oxidoreductase: MTTVSFADRVVLVTGGGRGLGAAYCREVARRGAAVVVADNGCDVDGNGSDPTPANDVVAEIVADGGRAVACVEDVSTEKGGQMAVELAEGEFGRLDAIVANSGNVFNAPVDDWPTERFESLLRHHLLGAFHVVRPGFEVMKRARYGRIVLVASAAGIFGQHGMLGYSTAKTGMLGLMNVLSLEGADFGIATNAIMPMARTRMADAVTGVGADDPDGSAFLDTLRQDQVAPVVAYLASEACTQTQTVFSAFMGRVAAVQIGISRGWTSPDGSLSAEDVAEHLPEILDTTGLLVPRTLYDEMGYVTSPESLPPK; the protein is encoded by the coding sequence ATGACCACGGTCTCATTCGCCGATCGCGTCGTCCTCGTCACGGGAGGAGGACGCGGACTCGGTGCGGCGTACTGTCGCGAGGTCGCCCGGCGCGGCGCCGCGGTCGTGGTGGCCGACAACGGCTGCGACGTGGACGGCAATGGTTCCGATCCGACGCCTGCCAATGATGTGGTTGCCGAGATCGTCGCCGACGGTGGGCGGGCAGTGGCGTGTGTCGAGGATGTCAGCACCGAAAAGGGCGGGCAGATGGCCGTCGAATTGGCCGAAGGTGAATTCGGCAGGCTCGACGCGATCGTCGCCAACTCGGGCAACGTGTTCAACGCCCCGGTCGATGACTGGCCGACGGAACGCTTCGAATCTCTCCTGCGGCATCATCTTCTCGGCGCGTTCCACGTTGTTCGTCCGGGATTCGAGGTGATGAAGCGCGCCCGCTACGGTCGAATCGTCCTGGTGGCGTCCGCGGCGGGAATCTTCGGTCAGCACGGCATGCTCGGGTACTCGACGGCCAAGACGGGAATGCTCGGGTTGATGAACGTGCTGTCGCTGGAGGGCGCAGACTTCGGCATCGCGACCAATGCGATCATGCCGATGGCTCGTACCCGGATGGCTGACGCGGTCACGGGGGTGGGCGCCGACGACCCCGACGGCAGCGCCTTCCTCGACACGTTGCGGCAGGACCAGGTGGCCCCCGTGGTGGCGTATCTCGCGAGCGAGGCCTGCACGCAGACGCAGACCGTGTTCAGTGCGTTCATGGGTCGCGTTGCAGCGGTTCAGATCGGCATCTCACGCGGTTGGACGTCGCCCGACGGCAGCCTGAGTGCTGAGGACGTGGCCGAGCATCTACCCGAGATCCTCGACACGACAGGTCTTCTCGTGCCTCGAACCCTGTACGACGAGATGGGTTACGTCACATCGCCGGAGAGCCTACCGCCCAAGTGA
- a CDS encoding NAD(P)H-dependent amine dehydrogenase family protein, with product MTRVIQWATGVTGMMSLRHVLARPDLELVGARVYDPAKVGVDAGVLGGGGEVGVLTTDDRDALIKSDADIVLYMGKVETDTEGCFADVCDLLASGKNVVAIGSRFIHPRSLHESLADGIETACRTGGSSFLGLGLYPGFFGESLGPVLSRLTQKTDHISVREVLNYSTYASHDLIFNAMGFGHAPEDTTPLLTNTDYAASAWIGSATVLAQSLGLQIQSVEGFREVATTPRALTVAAGEIPAGTVGAMRFGVTVDCGETTMSVEHLTRMADDLAPDWPTEIGYEITFEGEPNMRVHLVIGSHDEDHAEQGCLATAMHAINAIPAVLAAEPGLYDVSSISPFVAHWTNR from the coding sequence ATGACACGCGTCATTCAGTGGGCAACCGGCGTCACCGGGATGATGTCCCTGCGGCATGTCCTGGCCAGGCCCGACCTCGAGCTTGTCGGTGCCCGCGTCTACGACCCCGCCAAGGTGGGTGTCGACGCCGGGGTGCTCGGCGGCGGGGGCGAGGTTGGTGTGCTCACCACCGACGACCGCGACGCATTGATCAAGTCCGACGCCGACATCGTCCTCTACATGGGCAAAGTGGAAACCGACACCGAAGGCTGCTTCGCCGATGTGTGCGACTTGCTGGCGTCCGGTAAGAACGTGGTGGCCATCGGCAGCCGATTCATCCATCCGCGCTCACTGCACGAGTCGCTGGCCGATGGGATCGAGACTGCCTGTCGCACAGGTGGTTCCTCGTTCCTGGGTCTAGGTTTGTATCCCGGCTTCTTCGGAGAGTCGCTTGGTCCCGTGCTCTCCCGCCTGACGCAGAAGACGGACCACATCAGCGTGCGCGAGGTGCTCAATTACTCGACATATGCCAGCCACGATCTGATCTTCAACGCGATGGGCTTCGGTCATGCGCCAGAGGACACCACGCCGCTGCTCACCAACACCGACTATGCGGCCAGCGCGTGGATCGGGAGCGCGACCGTGCTCGCGCAATCGCTGGGCCTCCAGATCCAGTCGGTCGAGGGCTTCCGCGAGGTGGCGACGACGCCGCGGGCCTTGACGGTCGCCGCGGGCGAGATCCCGGCCGGCACCGTCGGCGCCATGCGTTTCGGTGTAACCGTCGACTGCGGTGAGACGACCATGTCCGTCGAGCATCTCACCCGGATGGCCGATGATCTGGCGCCGGACTGGCCGACGGAAATCGGCTATGAGATCACCTTCGAGGGGGAGCCGAACATGCGGGTACACCTCGTGATCGGTTCGCACGACGAGGATCACGCCGAGCAGGGATGCCTGGCGACGGCGATGCACGCGATCAATGCGATACCCGCGGTGCTCGCCGCCGAACCCGGCCTGTACGACGTGTCCTCGATCTCACCATTCGTCGCGCACTGGACCAATCGGTAG
- a CDS encoding cytochrome P450, producing the protein MAKPATRTSQEELEQSIRDAQDKFNEGMGADGDASPYPTLKELRAQGPVHAGWPEMGMVGNSGDGPQTFTAYSFDTVKAVFTDNITFSTRCYEDVVRPLQGPTILEMQEPEHAIYRKLHEFAFARSSMKRWDAELVGPLVDSTIAKFKDAKRADLVDKVFMPIPVRVIAALLGLPDSDVLWFHRLAIDLLGFRADMDCAMRASAEMKEYFVGILADRRREPQDDMVSILAASEVNGVKMTDEQIYGFMRNLLPAGAETTSRSTASLAMALLTHPDQFDAVRADRSLLPQAIEEGIRWETPLLNFMREVTCDTEIGGVQVPKGATMMLSLGSANHDETRWDDPEKFDIFRERKPHIGFAHGAHVCLGMHLARLETTKIFNALFDELPGLRLDPDAPPPYVTGTMFRSPPRLDVVWD; encoded by the coding sequence ATGGCGAAGCCGGCGACCAGGACAAGCCAAGAGGAACTCGAGCAGAGCATCCGGGATGCGCAGGACAAATTCAACGAGGGGATGGGCGCCGACGGTGATGCGTCGCCATATCCGACGCTGAAGGAACTGCGCGCCCAGGGCCCCGTACACGCCGGTTGGCCGGAGATGGGGATGGTCGGCAACAGCGGCGATGGTCCGCAGACATTCACGGCGTACTCGTTCGACACCGTGAAGGCCGTCTTCACCGACAACATCACGTTCAGCACACGATGCTATGAGGACGTCGTGCGGCCGCTGCAAGGCCCCACAATCCTGGAGATGCAGGAACCCGAGCACGCGATCTATCGCAAGCTGCACGAGTTCGCGTTTGCGCGTTCGTCGATGAAGCGTTGGGACGCTGAGCTTGTCGGACCGCTGGTGGACAGCACCATCGCGAAGTTCAAGGACGCCAAACGCGCCGATCTGGTCGACAAGGTCTTCATGCCGATCCCGGTACGGGTGATTGCCGCCCTGCTCGGACTACCCGACTCCGACGTGCTGTGGTTTCACCGTCTAGCCATCGACCTGCTGGGTTTCCGCGCGGACATGGACTGCGCAATGCGCGCGTCGGCGGAGATGAAGGAGTACTTCGTCGGCATTCTCGCTGACCGGCGCAGGGAACCGCAGGACGACATGGTGTCGATCCTGGCCGCCTCGGAAGTCAACGGTGTGAAGATGACAGACGAGCAGATTTACGGCTTCATGCGCAACCTGCTACCCGCGGGGGCGGAGACGACGTCGCGTTCGACGGCCAGTTTGGCCATGGCACTGCTGACACACCCCGACCAGTTCGACGCTGTACGTGCAGACCGCAGCCTGTTGCCCCAGGCGATCGAGGAAGGCATTCGGTGGGAGACACCCTTGCTGAACTTCATGCGTGAGGTCACCTGCGACACCGAGATCGGTGGCGTGCAGGTCCCCAAGGGCGCGACGATGATGCTCAGCCTGGGCAGCGCCAACCACGACGAAACCCGCTGGGACGATCCGGAGAAGTTCGACATCTTCCGGGAACGTAAGCCGCACATCGGATTTGCCCACGGTGCTCATGTTTGCCTCGGAATGCACCTGGCACGGCTGGAGACCACCAAGATCTTCAACGCGCTGTTCGACGAACTGCCAGGGCTGCGGTTGGATCCCGACGCCCCACCGCCCTATGTCACCGGAACCATGTTTCGTTCGCCACCGCGCCTCGACGTGGTGTGGGACTGA